A window of Tautonia plasticadhaerens contains these coding sequences:
- a CDS encoding sigma-70 family RNA polymerase sigma factor → MHMKPNRSEAGTLGALVAEARRGCTQSRSQLFELCRDYLLLIANREMEEQLRSKAGASDLVQETIIEAYGGFERFRGESEAEFYAWIRRILKNHLSNFARSYRSSAKRRASREVPIEEIVDHGGDPPDGGESPSVVAIRHELEQDIGSYLGKLPSHYREVLLLRHWEEMTFEEIAMVTGRTADAARMLWWRAVDRLSKLLEAEQAYAQKAAR, encoded by the coding sequence ATGCACATGAAGCCGAACCGAAGTGAGGCCGGGACGCTCGGTGCCCTGGTCGCCGAGGCGCGGCGGGGCTGCACGCAATCGCGGTCCCAGCTCTTCGAGCTTTGCCGCGATTACCTGCTGCTCATCGCCAATCGCGAGATGGAGGAGCAGCTGCGATCGAAGGCCGGGGCATCGGACCTGGTGCAGGAGACGATCATCGAGGCCTACGGCGGGTTCGAGCGGTTCCGAGGGGAATCCGAGGCGGAGTTCTACGCCTGGATCCGCCGGATCCTCAAGAACCACCTGTCGAACTTCGCGAGGAGCTATCGCAGTTCCGCCAAGCGTCGGGCCTCACGCGAGGTCCCGATCGAGGAGATCGTCGACCACGGGGGGGACCCGCCGGACGGTGGCGAGAGCCCCAGCGTCGTGGCCATCCGCCACGAGCTGGAACAGGACATCGGCAGCTACCTCGGCAAGCTCCCGAGCCACTACCGCGAGGTGCTCCTGCTCCGGCACTGGGAGGAGATGACCTTCGAGGAGATCGCCATGGTCACCGGCCGCACGGCGGATGCGGCGCGCATGCTCTGGTGGCGTGCCGTCGACCGGCTCTCGAAACTGCTCGAGGCTGAGCAGGCGTACGCCCAGAAAGCGGCACGGTGA
- a CDS encoding calcium-binding protein — protein MSLNFDNFRGLGRRRESLRAKRRRSALGTELKPMADVLEQRRLMAVEIIPLGGGGFKVVGDNGDNLLFLLDTPFGTQFVTDSGAPIINGVTSLQVEMNGGNDYVDMSFTKLNIPTTILGGAGDDILIGVNSVTKTDVINGGDGNDSIDSGLGNDSIVGGAGKDTLLGGPVQFTDDPKVMDEVLGGNDTIDGGNGDDLIDAGSGNDLVLGGSGNDTIDAGFGKVDTFPPAPSSRIVGGDDTVFAGTGDDTVNARDGNDLVTGDDGNDTIDGGDGNDTLLGGNGNDVLMAGSGNNNVNAGSGNNVVTAGNGNDTVTSGAGNDAIMVGDGDNVVTDAGGNNTITTGIGADSITVTGDGDNSVTSGAGNDTVTLQGVGNDTVNAGAGDDEVSTGAGADSVDGGAGDDFLDAGSSDSSNDTVVGGAGNDTILAGNGQNVVSGGDGDDDITTGSDEDSIDAGNGNDTVLAGDGSDTVSGGAGDDIIISSNGDASADVVDAGSGADFVIGSGGADSLNGGSGNDTIFGLDGADSIVGGSALDNDTDELFGDDGNDTLVGSGGADFISGGTGHDSVTGNAGNDVILGEAGNDTVQGNDGDDEILGGTGNDELFGNNGRDYVDGEDGNDTLGGGNATGTGGFFDTIRGGAGNDSIYGGILSELVVGVGFDTVRGAIMPILDFEGPDPVTFI, from the coding sequence ATGTCCCTGAATTTCGATAACTTCCGTGGCCTGGGTCGTCGGCGTGAGTCCCTGCGTGCCAAGCGACGCCGCTCCGCCCTGGGGACCGAACTCAAGCCGATGGCCGACGTGCTCGAGCAGCGCCGGCTGATGGCGGTCGAGATCATCCCGCTGGGGGGGGGTGGCTTCAAGGTCGTGGGTGACAACGGGGATAACCTGCTGTTCCTCCTGGACACCCCCTTCGGCACCCAGTTCGTGACCGACTCCGGCGCCCCGATCATCAACGGCGTCACCTCCCTCCAGGTGGAGATGAACGGCGGGAACGACTACGTCGACATGTCGTTCACCAAGCTGAACATCCCGACCACCATCCTCGGCGGCGCCGGCGATGACATCCTTATCGGCGTGAACAGCGTCACCAAGACCGACGTGATCAACGGCGGGGACGGCAACGACTCGATCGACAGCGGCTTGGGCAATGACTCGATCGTCGGCGGTGCCGGCAAGGACACCCTCCTCGGCGGGCCCGTCCAGTTCACCGACGACCCGAAGGTGATGGACGAGGTCCTCGGCGGCAACGACACCATCGATGGCGGCAACGGCGACGACCTGATCGACGCCGGGTCGGGCAACGACCTCGTCCTCGGCGGCTCCGGGAACGACACGATTGACGCCGGCTTCGGCAAGGTCGACACCTTCCCGCCTGCCCCCAGCAGCCGGATCGTCGGCGGCGATGACACCGTCTTCGCCGGCACCGGCGACGACACCGTCAACGCCCGGGACGGCAACGACCTGGTCACCGGCGATGACGGGAATGACACGATCGACGGCGGGGACGGCAACGACACGCTGCTCGGCGGCAACGGCAATGACGTGCTGATGGCCGGCTCGGGGAACAATAACGTCAACGCGGGCTCAGGGAACAACGTCGTCACGGCCGGCAACGGCAACGACACCGTGACCTCGGGCGCCGGCAACGACGCCATCATGGTCGGCGACGGCGACAATGTCGTCACCGATGCCGGCGGCAACAACACGATCACCACCGGCATCGGTGCCGACAGCATCACGGTCACCGGCGATGGGGACAACTCGGTCACCAGCGGCGCCGGCAACGACACCGTCACCCTCCAGGGCGTCGGCAACGACACCGTCAATGCCGGGGCCGGGGATGACGAGGTGTCCACGGGCGCCGGGGCCGACTCGGTCGACGGTGGTGCCGGGGATGACTTCCTCGACGCCGGCAGCAGCGACAGCAGCAACGACACCGTCGTCGGCGGCGCCGGCAACGACACGATCCTCGCCGGCAACGGCCAGAACGTCGTCAGCGGCGGCGACGGCGACGACGACATCACGACCGGGTCCGACGAGGATAGCATCGACGCCGGCAACGGCAACGACACGGTCCTCGCGGGCGACGGCAGCGACACCGTCAGCGGCGGTGCCGGCGACGACATCATCATCTCCAGCAACGGTGACGCCTCCGCGGACGTCGTCGATGCCGGCTCCGGTGCCGACTTCGTGATCGGCAGCGGCGGCGCCGACTCCCTCAACGGCGGCTCCGGCAACGACACGATCTTCGGCCTCGACGGCGCCGATTCGATCGTCGGCGGCTCCGCCCTCGACAACGACACGGACGAGCTGTTCGGCGACGACGGCAACGACACCCTGGTCGGGTCCGGCGGCGCCGACTTCATCTCCGGCGGCACCGGCCATGACAGCGTCACCGGCAACGCCGGCAACGACGTGATCCTGGGCGAAGCCGGCAACGACACGGTCCAGGGCAACGACGGCGACGACGAGATTCTCGGCGGCACCGGCAACGACGAGCTGTTCGGCAACAACGGCCGCGACTACGTCGACGGCGAGGATGGGAATGACACCCTGGGCGGCGGCAATGCCACCGGCACCGGCGGATTCTTCGACACGATTCGGGGCGGTGCGGGCAACGACTCCATCTACGGCGGCATCCTCTCCGAGCTGGTCGTCGGTGTCGGCTTCGACACCGTGCGGGGTGCCATCATGCCGATCCTCGACTTCGAGGGCCCGGACCCGGTGACGTTCATCTGA
- a CDS encoding serine/threonine-protein kinase — protein sequence MVQTPTPTRHLREWLRGCLRLSRPPSRTASTEDLDEQIRRASYALQWLERRRPGWLDRRNSASESAGPAESWTLPRSLGQFLILRELGRGGFGVVLLVREGDGPPMALKLPRPELLVEDELLNQFLLEARVVSMLDHPNLVRVLEAGAIGPLYYICYAYYPGPTLADRVGRAGPRVAPAEAAAIVAAVGAGLQHAHDRGVLHRDVAPHNIILVPADAAEAGGGLGVAVGTGIVPKLADFGLSRIMGEHQADDPLPLAGRLPYLAPEELDTRFGAVGPAADVYALGAVLYELLVGSPPFPASPRGQSLRRILAEPPPAPRRLRPDIPEPVESACLRCLAKRPEDRFPSVGSFVAALGQLGGATTERDG from the coding sequence ATGGTCCAGACACCCACACCCACACGCCACCTCAGGGAGTGGCTGAGGGGCTGCTTGCGCCTCAGTCGGCCACCGAGCCGCACCGCCTCCACGGAAGACCTGGACGAGCAAATTCGAAGGGCCAGCTATGCCCTCCAGTGGCTCGAGCGGCGGCGTCCCGGTTGGTTGGACCGTCGGAACTCGGCATCCGAGTCGGCCGGCCCCGCGGAGTCATGGACCCTGCCCCGGTCGCTCGGACAGTTCCTGATCCTCCGCGAACTCGGCCGAGGGGGATTCGGGGTGGTCCTGCTCGTTCGCGAGGGGGACGGCCCGCCGATGGCGCTGAAGCTGCCGCGGCCGGAACTCCTGGTCGAGGACGAGTTGCTCAACCAGTTCCTGCTCGAGGCGAGAGTGGTCTCGATGCTCGACCACCCGAATCTCGTCCGGGTCCTGGAAGCCGGGGCGATCGGCCCGCTCTACTACATCTGCTACGCGTACTACCCGGGCCCGACGCTGGCCGATCGGGTGGGACGGGCCGGCCCTCGGGTCGCTCCGGCCGAGGCCGCTGCCATCGTCGCGGCCGTCGGCGCGGGCTTGCAGCACGCCCACGATCGCGGGGTGCTGCACCGGGACGTCGCCCCGCACAACATCATCCTCGTCCCGGCCGACGCCGCGGAGGCCGGCGGTGGGCTGGGCGTCGCCGTCGGCACGGGGATCGTTCCGAAGCTCGCCGATTTCGGCCTGTCTCGGATCATGGGCGAGCATCAGGCCGACGACCCGCTCCCGCTGGCCGGCCGGCTGCCTTATCTCGCCCCGGAGGAGCTCGACACCCGTTTCGGCGCCGTCGGGCCGGCGGCCGACGTGTACGCCCTCGGGGCGGTGCTCTACGAATTGCTCGTCGGCTCGCCACCATTCCCGGCCTCCCCCCGCGGGCAGTCCCTGCGACGGATCCTCGCCGAGCCGCCTCCCGCCCCGCGTCGCCTCCGTCCCGACATCCCCGAGCCGGTGGAGTCCGCGTGCCTGCGCTGCCTGGCCAAGCGCCCGGAAGACCGGTTCCCCTCGGTCGGCTCCTTCGTCGCGGCACTGGGCCAACTTGGCGGCGCGACGACGGAGCGAGATGGATGA
- a CDS encoding Ig-like domain-containing protein — protein sequence MRSSRPSCERLEPRELLSQVVFDGEVLSVTGNDAPNLVLAFPILGSTVVVVDDATFRIPVEPDAIRLIVVEAGGGDDYLDFSALSGFQGMTVLDGGGGLDTILGSSGADSIRGGSGDDYLVGGFGPDTIDGGDGQDLLDGGDGLLADATLVGGDDRLIGGAGDDTITGGSGDDTIDAGPGDNLVDAGVGVTIGGVLIGAADSISSGDGDDTIVSHDGDDTIEAGGGRNVVDAGAGDDRVTTGSGIDSVDAGTGRNWVSAGAGPDTLVAGPGDDTLLGGGGDDRIEAGDGRNLVDAGDGRNTVVAGSGDDTISAGADDDTIESGGGRDLVDAGDGRNRLRAGAGHDTIRSGAGRDDIDAGEGDDLIESGGDGDLILGGGGHDTIRPGDGDDSVSAGSGDDLVEGGAGADTIDGGEGNDLIDGGEGTDVLLGRPGDDTLIGGAGADFLDGDDGADILLGGDGPDTINGGGGPDLIIGGDGADSIVAGTSLEFDGETIVGGIGNDTIVSGGGPDSIEAGEGDDHVDAGPGPDLVDGGEGNDRLEGGAGNDAVFGRDGNDSLSGGDGRDELSGGEGVDLLLGGTGNDRIDGGPGYDFLEGGSGFDTIVAGDGRDTVNNGSLDDLIEFVPPFDPVLLGSYQGLGWDLPPGVDVFPPAPPSAVGLLPEDDTGAPGDGITRVLRPRLTGFAEPGSTVELFDALGHPLATSRTGVDGRFHIQFPEDLAEGMTKALLRVRDPAGNVGQASAIALVVDRTPPPAARVPVLRGSDDGVTRVRAPSFEVGGVEPGAEVQLLRDGVVVARRSGPGVLSDPGVPGDGAYRYAARQVDAAGNLGPAGPGLTVVVDATPPAAAGAPVLRPSDDTGVRGDGVTRVRAPSFEVGGVEPGAEVQLLRDGVVVARRSGPGVLSDPGVPGDGAYRYAARQVDAAGNLGPAGPGLTVVVDATPPAAAGAPVLRPSDDTGVRGDGVTRVRAPSFEVGGVEPGAEVQLLRDGVVVARRSGPGVLSDPGVPGDGAYRYAARQVDAAGNLGPAGPGLTVVVDATPPAAAGAPVLRPSDDTGVRGDGVTRVRAPSFEVGGVEPGAEVQLLRDGVVVARRSGPGVLSDPGVPGDGAYRYAARQVDAAGNLGPAGPGLTVVVDATPPAAAGAPVLRPSDDTGVRGDGVTRVRAPSFEVGGVEPGAEVQLLRDGVVVARRSGPGVLSDPGVPGDGAYRYAARQVDAAGNAGPAGGSVTVVVDNSVRTPTPRLLDADDTGVVGDHRTAIRRPRIVGITDPGAMVELLDSSGAVVEVVEAAADGSFVVSPPALPPGPARFSVRARDAAGNVAVGPAIKLRILGTPGDHDGNGVADLAVFRPATGEWLVALKDGTGATLGVRVERFGDTQLRDVPAPADYDGNGVADLAVFRPATGEWLVALKDGTGATLGVRVERFGDTQLRDVPAPADYDGNGVADLAVFRPATGEWLVALKDGTGATLGVRVERFGDTQLRDVPAPADYDGNGVADLAVFRPATGEWLVALKDGTGATLGVRVERFGDTQLRDVPAPADYDGNGVADLAVLRPTSDQFLVLQKDPDGVTIGSQISQARVDGWGRIPVEIPTGSLAALGVVGDSGGGTGSARFTAGTSVGSTDVARGEVLGSGAVRATEQPIIAQGGRHDRSPGPRLPAPGPASTRAALRGSPVRFSRPASLSASAIRHGGRGVDRVRLIDEAIASRLRFADELAMALTSDRLPIAANPFRSRP from the coding sequence GTGCGGAGCAGCCGGCCTTCCTGCGAGCGATTGGAACCGAGGGAATTGCTCTCGCAGGTCGTCTTCGACGGCGAGGTGCTGAGCGTCACGGGGAACGACGCCCCGAACCTGGTGCTGGCCTTCCCGATCCTCGGCTCGACGGTGGTGGTCGTCGATGACGCCACGTTCCGGATCCCGGTCGAGCCGGACGCAATCCGACTGATCGTCGTCGAGGCGGGCGGGGGGGACGACTACCTGGACTTCTCCGCCCTGTCGGGCTTCCAGGGCATGACCGTGCTGGACGGCGGCGGCGGCCTCGACACGATCCTCGGCAGCTCGGGGGCCGATTCGATCCGAGGGGGCTCGGGCGACGATTATCTGGTCGGCGGATTCGGGCCGGACACGATCGACGGGGGGGACGGCCAAGACCTCCTGGACGGTGGCGACGGCCTGCTCGCCGACGCGACGCTCGTCGGGGGCGACGACCGGCTCATCGGTGGTGCGGGCGACGACACGATCACCGGCGGGTCCGGCGACGACACGATCGACGCGGGGCCTGGAGACAACCTCGTCGATGCCGGCGTGGGCGTCACGATCGGGGGGGTGCTGATCGGGGCGGCGGACTCGATCTCCTCCGGGGACGGCGACGACACGATCGTCTCCCACGACGGCGACGACACGATCGAGGCCGGTGGCGGGCGGAATGTGGTCGACGCCGGCGCGGGGGATGATCGCGTCACGACCGGATCGGGGATCGACTCGGTCGACGCGGGGACGGGCCGGAACTGGGTCTCGGCGGGAGCCGGTCCCGACACCCTGGTGGCCGGGCCCGGCGACGACACGCTCCTCGGCGGCGGCGGCGACGACCGGATCGAGGCGGGCGACGGTCGGAACCTGGTCGACGCGGGAGACGGCCGGAACACGGTCGTCGCCGGGTCCGGCGACGACACCATCTCCGCCGGGGCCGATGACGACACGATCGAATCGGGCGGCGGCCGGGACCTGGTCGACGCGGGAGACGGCCGCAACCGGCTCCGCGCCGGGGCCGGCCACGACACGATCCGCTCCGGCGCCGGCCGGGACGACATCGACGCCGGCGAGGGCGACGACCTGATCGAGTCCGGTGGCGACGGTGACCTGATCCTCGGCGGCGGTGGCCACGACACGATCCGGCCGGGAGACGGCGACGACTCGGTCTCGGCCGGGTCCGGAGACGACCTCGTGGAGGGCGGGGCGGGGGCCGACACCATCGATGGCGGCGAGGGCAACGACCTGATCGACGGCGGCGAGGGCACCGACGTGCTCCTCGGCCGCCCGGGCGACGACACCCTGATCGGCGGAGCGGGTGCCGACTTCCTCGACGGCGACGATGGCGCCGACATCCTCCTCGGCGGCGACGGCCCCGACACGATCAACGGCGGCGGCGGTCCCGACCTGATCATCGGCGGCGACGGCGCGGATTCGATCGTCGCCGGCACGTCGCTCGAGTTCGACGGGGAGACGATCGTCGGCGGCATCGGTAACGATACGATCGTCTCGGGGGGCGGGCCCGACTCGATCGAGGCCGGCGAGGGAGACGACCACGTCGATGCCGGCCCCGGCCCGGACCTCGTCGATGGCGGTGAGGGGAATGACCGGCTCGAGGGCGGTGCCGGCAATGACGCGGTCTTCGGACGTGATGGCAACGACTCCCTGTCGGGCGGCGATGGTCGGGACGAACTCTCGGGCGGCGAGGGGGTCGACCTCCTGCTGGGCGGCACCGGGAACGACCGGATCGACGGCGGCCCCGGCTACGATTTCCTGGAGGGCGGGAGCGGCTTCGACACGATCGTCGCCGGTGACGGCCGCGACACGGTGAACAACGGGAGCCTCGACGACCTGATCGAGTTCGTCCCCCCCTTCGATCCTGTTTTGCTCGGGAGCTATCAAGGCCTCGGGTGGGACCTGCCGCCGGGTGTCGATGTCTTCCCGCCGGCGCCGCCTTCGGCCGTCGGACTGCTGCCCGAGGATGACACAGGGGCCCCGGGAGACGGGATCACACGGGTCCTCCGGCCTCGACTGACCGGCTTCGCCGAACCCGGATCGACCGTCGAGTTGTTCGACGCACTCGGGCATCCGCTGGCGACGTCGAGGACGGGAGTGGATGGCCGGTTCCACATCCAATTCCCCGAAGATCTTGCCGAGGGTATGACGAAGGCGCTCCTCAGGGTCCGCGACCCGGCCGGCAACGTGGGCCAGGCCTCGGCAATCGCCCTCGTCGTGGACAGGACTCCCCCGCCGGCGGCGAGGGTCCCGGTGCTGCGGGGGTCCGACGACGGGGTGACGCGGGTGCGGGCGCCGTCGTTCGAGGTGGGCGGGGTGGAGCCGGGCGCGGAGGTGCAGCTGCTGCGGGACGGGGTGGTGGTGGCGCGTCGGTCGGGCCCGGGCGTGCTGAGCGACCCCGGCGTGCCGGGCGACGGGGCGTACCGCTACGCGGCGCGCCAGGTGGACGCGGCCGGCAACCTCGGCCCGGCCGGGCCGGGGCTGACGGTGGTGGTGGACGCGACGCCGCCGGCGGCGGCGGGGGCGCCGGTGCTGCGGCCGTCGGACGACACGGGGGTGCGGGGCGACGGGGTGACGCGGGTGCGGGCGCCGTCGTTCGAGGTGGGCGGGGTGGAGCCGGGCGCGGAGGTGCAGCTGCTGCGGGACGGGGTGGTGGTGGCGCGTCGGTCGGGCCCGGGCGTGCTGAGCGACCCCGGCGTGCCGGGCGACGGGGCGTACCGCTACGCGGCGCGCCAGGTGGACGCGGCCGGCAACCTCGGCCCGGCCGGGCCGGGGCTGACGGTGGTGGTGGACGCGACGCCGCCGGCGGCGGCGGGGGCGCCGGTGCTGCGGCCGTCGGACGACACGGGGGTGCGGGGCGACGGGGTGACGCGGGTGCGGGCGCCGTCGTTCGAGGTGGGCGGGGTGGAGCCGGGCGCGGAGGTGCAGCTGCTGCGGGACGGGGTGGTGGTGGCGCGTCGGTCGGGCCCGGGCGTGCTGAGCGACCCCGGCGTGCCGGGCGACGGGGCGTACCGCTACGCGGCGCGCCAGGTGGACGCGGCCGGCAACCTCGGCCCGGCCGGGCCGGGGCTGACGGTGGTGGTGGACGCGACGCCGCCGGCGGCGGCGGGGGCGCCGGTGCTGCGGCCGTCGGACGACACGGGGGTGCGGGGCGACGGGGTGACGCGGGTGCGGGCGCCGTCGTTCGAGGTGGGCGGGGTGGAGCCGGGCGCGGAGGTGCAGCTGCTGCGGGACGGGGTGGTGGTGGCGCGTCGGTCGGGCCCGGGCGTGCTGAGCGACCCCGGCGTGCCGGGCGACGGGGCGTACCGCTACGCGGCGCGCCAGGTGGACGCGGCCGGCAACCTCGGCCCGGCCGGGCCGGGGCTGACGGTGGTGGTGGACGCGACGCCGCCGGCGGCGGCGGGGGCGCCGGTGCTGCGGCCGTCGGACGACACGGGGGTGCGGGGCGACGGGGTGACGCGGGTGCGGGCGCCGTCGTTCGAGGTGGGCGGGGTGGAGCCGGGCGCGGAGGTGCAGCTGCTGCGGGACGGGGTGGTGGTGGCGCGTCGGTCGGGCCCGGGCGTGCTGAGCGACCCCGGCGTGCCGGGCGACGGGGCGTACCGCTACGCGGCGCGCCAGGTGGACGCGGCCGGCAACGCGGGCCCGGCCGGCGGTTCGGTGACGGTGGTGGTGGACAATTCGGTCCGGACTCCGACTCCGAGGTTGCTCGATGCGGACGATACCGGCGTCGTGGGAGACCATCGCACGGCGATCCGACGGCCGCGGATCGTCGGGATCACGGATCCCGGGGCGATGGTCGAGCTGCTCGATTCCTCGGGGGCGGTCGTCGAGGTCGTCGAGGCGGCGGCGGACGGTTCGTTCGTGGTGAGCCCGCCGGCCCTCCCGCCCGGCCCGGCCCGCTTCTCGGTGCGGGCCCGGGATGCAGCGGGCAACGTGGCGGTCGGACCGGCCATCAAGCTCCGGATCCTCGGCACACCCGGCGACCACGACGGCAACGGGGTGGCGGATCTGGCGGTGTTCCGGCCGGCGACGGGGGAGTGGCTGGTGGCGTTGAAGGACGGGACCGGGGCCACGCTGGGGGTGCGGGTGGAGCGGTTCGGCGACACGCAGCTGAGGGACGTGCCGGCGCCGGCCGACTACGACGGCAACGGGGTGGCGGACCTGGCGGTGTTCCGGCCGGCGACGGGGGAGTGGCTGGTGGCGTTGAAGGACGGGACCGGGGCCACGCTGGGGGTGCGGGTGGAGCGGTTCGGCGACACGCAGCTGAGGGACGTGCCGGCGCCGGCCGACTACGACGGCAACGGGGTGGCGGACCTGGCGGTGTTCCGGCCGGCGACGGGGGAGTGGCTGGTGGCGTTGAAGGACGGGACCGGGGCCACGCTGGGGGTGCGGGTGGAGCGGTTCGGCGACACGCAGCTGAGGGACGTGCCGGCGCCGGCCGACTACGACGGCAACGGGGTGGCGGACCTGGCGGTGTTCCGGCCGGCGACGGGGGAGTGGCTGGTGGCGTTGAAGGACGGGACCGGGGCCACGCTGGGGGTGCGGGTGGAGCGGTTCGGCGACACGCAGCTGAGGGACGTGCCGGCGCCGGCCGACTACGACGGCAACGGGGTGGCGGACCTGGCGGTCCTCCGCCCGACCAGCGATCAATTCCTCGTTTTGCAGAAGGATCCGGACGGCGTCACCATCGGCTCGCAAATCTCCCAGGCCAGGGTCGATGGCTGGGGCCGGATCCCCGTCGAGATCCCGACCGGGAGCCTCGCCGCCCTCGGCGTGGTCGGTGACTCGGGGGGAGGGACCGGGTCGGCCCGATTCACCGCCGGGACCTCGGTCGGCTCGACAGACGTCGCTCGGGGGGAGGTCCTCGGGAGCGGGGCCGTCCGGGCGACCGAACAACCGATCATCGCGCAGGGAGGCCGGCATGATCGATCTCCGGGGCCCCGGCTCCCGGCCCCCGGACCGGCGTCGACTCGGGCCGCCCTCCGGGGTAGCCCGGTTCGATTCTCGCGTCCGGCCTCCCTCTCCGCGTCTGCAATCCGGCACGGGGGCAGGGGAGTGGACCGCGTTCGGCTGATCGACGAGGCGATCGCGAGTCGGCTCCGGTTCGCCGACGAACTCGCGATGGCCCTCACGTCCGATCGGCTCCCGATCGCGGCGAATCCGTTCCGGAGCCGGCCGTAG